Proteins encoded in a region of the Melospiza georgiana isolate bMelGeo1 chromosome 2, bMelGeo1.pri, whole genome shotgun sequence genome:
- the MTMR2 gene encoding myotubularin-related protein 2 isoform X1, with protein MKYAFPVSNNLPLFAFEYKEVFPENGWKVYDPTWEYRRQGIPNESWRLTKINERYELCDTYPAILAVPVNIPDEELKRVASFRSRGRIPVLSWIHPESQATITRCSQPMVGVSGKRSKEDEKYLQAIMDSNAQSHKIFIFDARPSVNAVANKAKGGGYESEDAYQNAELVFLDIHNIHVMRESLRKLKEIVYPNIEETHWLSNLESTHWLEHIKLILAGALRIADKVESGKTSVVVHCSDGWDRTAQLTSLALLMLDGYYRTIRGFEVLVEKEWLSFGHRFQLRVGHGDKNHADADRSPVFLQFIDCVWQMTRQFPTAFEFNEYFLITILDHLYSCLFGTFLCSSEQQRVKESLPKKTVSLWSYINSQLEDFTNPLYVSYSNHVLYPVASMRHLELWVGYYIRWNPRMKPQEPVHNRYKELLAKRAELQKKVEELQREITNRSTSSSERAGSPAQCVAPVQTVV; from the exons ATGAAATATGCTTTTCCAGTTTCAAATAATCTG ccACTTTTTGCCTTTGAGTACAAAGAGGTTTTCCCAGAAAATGGATGGAAAGTGTATGACCCAACTTGGGAGTACAGAAGACAG GGAATTCCCAATGAGAGCTGGAGGCTGACCAAGATTAACGAGCGCTACGAGCTGTGCGATACGTACCCTGCCATTCTAGCCGTGCCTGTAAACATTCCCGACGAGGAGTTAAAGAGAGTGGCATCCTTCAGGTCCAGAGGACGCATACCA GTCTTGTCATGGATTCACCCAGAAAGCCAAGCAACGATCACGCGCTGCAGCCAGCCCATGGTGGGAGTGAGTGGCAAGCGGAGCAAGGAGGATGAAAAGTACCTTCAAGCCATCATGGATTCTAATGCCCAGTCCCATAAAATCTTCATATTTGATGCAAGGCCTAGTGTGAATGCTGTAGCCAATAAG GCTAAAGGAGGGGGCTATGAGAGTGAGGACGCCTATCAGAATGCAGAATTAGTGTTCCTGGACATTCACAACATTCATGTTATGAGAGAGTCGCTgagaaaactgaaagaaattgTGTATCCCAATATCGAGGAGACTCATTGGCTGTCTAATTTAGAGTCAACTCACTGGCTGGAGCATATCAAG CTCATTCTTGCTGGAGCCCTTCGGATTGCTGACAAAGTGGAGTCGGGGAAGACGTCGGTGGTGGTGCACTGCAGCGACGGCTGGGACCGCACGGCGCAGCTCACCTCGCTGGCCCTGCTCATGCTGGACGGCTACTACCGCACCATCCGCGGCTTCGAGGTGCTCGTGGAGAAGGAGTGGCTCAGCTTCGGCCACAGATTCCAGCTG AGGGTTGGCCATGGGGACAAGAACCACGCGGACGCGGATCGCTCTCCCGTCTTCCTGCAGTTCATCGACTGCGTCTGGCAAATGACGAGACAG TTTCCTACAGCATTTGAGTTCAACGAGTACTTCCTGATCACCATCCTGGATCACCTGTACAGCTGTTTGTTTGGGACCTTCCTGtgcagcagtgagcagcagagagTGAAGGAG AGCCTTCCAAAAAAGACTGTATCACTTTGGTCTTACATCAACAGCCAACTGGAAGACTTTACTAACCCCTTGTACGTGAGCTACTCCAACCACGTCCTGTATCCCGTGGCCAGCATGCGCCACCTCGAGCTGTGGGTCGGCTACTACATCCGCTGGAACCCCAGGATGAAGCCTCAG GAACCGGTTCACAATCGCTACAAGGAGCTCCTGGCCAAGCGGGCTGAGCTGCAGAAGAAagtggaggagctgcagagagagatCACCAACCGTTCCACCTCATCCTCGGAGCGCGCCGGCTCTCCCGCGCAGTGCGTCGCTCCCGTACAGACAGTTGTATAA